A genome region from Phaeobacter sp. A36a-5a includes the following:
- the lepB gene encoding signal peptidase I, with product MTAKATVGSSILETVKTIVYALLIAGVFRTLFFQPFWIPSGSMKETLLIGDFLFVNKMAYGYSSASCPSLKFPSVGIDIDSSDICGFLDGDNSRIWADEPERGDVVVFRHPVNQNDFIKRLVGLPGDKIQVKNGVLHINGAAVALQDAGEFEELMAPQGPAGSYPLCENAPVGEGATCTKSRQIETLPGGSQHVVLNIGNQGMDHTGIYQVPAGHYFFMGDNRDNSSDSRLPQSAGGVGYVPFENLIGRADRIMFSSAGRSMLFFWTWRADRFFKGIE from the coding sequence ATGACGGCCAAAGCAACAGTCGGAAGTTCGATCCTTGAGACGGTCAAGACCATTGTCTACGCCCTGCTGATCGCAGGTGTATTCCGCACCCTGTTCTTTCAGCCGTTCTGGATCCCTTCGGGCTCGATGAAGGAAACCCTGCTGATCGGCGACTTTCTGTTCGTGAACAAAATGGCTTACGGCTACTCTTCGGCGTCCTGCCCCAGCCTGAAATTCCCCAGCGTCGGCATCGACATCGACAGCAGCGATATCTGTGGCTTCCTTGACGGTGATAACTCGCGCATCTGGGCCGATGAACCCGAACGCGGCGATGTCGTTGTCTTTCGTCACCCGGTAAACCAGAACGATTTCATCAAGCGGCTGGTTGGCTTGCCGGGGGACAAGATCCAGGTCAAAAACGGCGTCCTGCATATCAATGGCGCGGCTGTTGCCCTGCAGGATGCAGGCGAGTTCGAGGAGCTGATGGCGCCGCAGGGACCTGCCGGATCTTATCCTCTTTGTGAAAACGCCCCTGTGGGTGAAGGGGCAACCTGCACGAAATCCCGCCAGATCGAAACTCTGCCGGGCGGCAGTCAGCACGTTGTGCTCAACATCGGCAATCAGGGTATGGATCACACAGGCATTTATCAGGTGCCTGCTGGTCACTATTTCTTCATGGGTGACAATCGCGACAATTCCTCCGACAGCCGACTGCCGCAATCGGCCGGTGGTGTCGGCTATGTGCCTTTCGAAAATCTCATTGGTCGCGCAGATCGGATCATGTTCTCCTCGGCTGGCCGGTCGATGCTGTTTTTCTGGACCTGGCGCGCGGATCGCTTCTTCAAGGGGATCGAGTGA